One genomic window of Phragmitibacter flavus includes the following:
- a CDS encoding class I fructose-bisphosphate aldolase: MKDFRIKRLFNAKSGRCFDVAVDHGFFNQPGFLQGIESMPKVIATLVEAAPDAIQLTLGQARHLQSLPGREKPSLVLRTDVANIYGKELPSARFSLMIEETMLQAVRVDAACVCVNLFQIPGAPEVHEQCVENILKLKPQADYYGMPMMIEPLVFQPNEKAGGYMVDGDVVKISHLVRQAVELGADIIKGDPTDDVSLYHQVVEVAGGIPVLVRGGGRVSDREILVRTQGLLEQGASGIVYGRNIIQHPNPKGITRALMAMVHDGVSVDEALAMIG, encoded by the coding sequence ATGAAAGATTTTAGAATTAAGCGGTTGTTCAATGCGAAGTCGGGTCGGTGTTTTGATGTGGCGGTGGATCATGGTTTTTTTAACCAGCCGGGGTTTTTGCAGGGGATTGAGTCGATGCCGAAGGTGATTGCGACCTTGGTGGAGGCGGCGCCGGATGCGATTCAGTTGACGCTGGGTCAGGCGCGGCATTTGCAGAGTTTGCCGGGTCGGGAAAAACCTTCATTGGTGTTGCGCACGGATGTGGCGAACATTTATGGCAAGGAACTGCCGTCGGCGCGGTTCAGTTTGATGATTGAGGAGACGATGTTGCAGGCGGTGCGCGTGGATGCGGCTTGTGTGTGTGTGAATTTGTTTCAGATTCCGGGCGCTCCAGAGGTGCATGAGCAGTGTGTGGAGAACATTTTGAAATTGAAACCGCAGGCGGATTATTACGGCATGCCGATGATGATTGAGCCGCTGGTGTTTCAGCCGAACGAGAAGGCGGGCGGATACATGGTGGATGGGGATGTGGTGAAGATTTCCCATCTGGTAAGGCAGGCGGTGGAGTTGGGCGCGGACATCATCAAGGGGGATCCGACGGATGATGTATCGTTGTATCATCAGGTGGTGGAAGTGGCGGGTGGCATTCCGGTGTTGGTGCGTGGTGGCGGTCGGGTGAGTGACCGGGAGATTTTGGTGAGGACGCAGGGGCTGCTGGAACAGGGGGCGAGTGGGATTGTGTATGGAAGGAACATCATTCAGCATCCGAATCCGAAGGGGATCACGCGGGCGTTGATGGCGATGGTGCATGATGGGGTGAGTGTGGATGAAGCGCTGGCGATGATTGGTTGA
- a CDS encoding TIM barrel protein encodes MSTSTIYRFSFGPWNISEGGDPFGPEVRSAYDHEAKYALFKPMGFDGVQFHDDDVVPGMDDLSPEQISRKAGEVKGMLGNQGLFAEFVAPRLWFAPQTVDGGYTSNSASDRQYALDRTLKTVDIAREVGAPAVVLWLAREGSYIRESKNAKLAYERILETINKVLDYDKAIEIWIEPKPNEPTDQAYVPTIGHAIALAYASSDPKRVKGLIESAHAMLAGLDASDEMAFALAHDKLGSVHLNDQNGLKYDQDKNFGSANLRAAFNQVRVLEESGYGSKGEFIGLDVKAMRTQQGSPVTAHLTSSRELFLHLVEKVRTYDREIERQCVEARDYEALELYVLKHLMGVG; translated from the coding sequence ATGAGCACTTCTACCATTTACCGTTTTTCGTTTGGGCCTTGGAACATTTCAGAGGGTGGAGATCCGTTTGGGCCGGAGGTGAGGTCGGCTTATGATCATGAGGCGAAGTATGCGCTGTTCAAACCAATGGGATTTGATGGGGTGCAGTTTCATGATGATGATGTGGTGCCCGGGATGGATGATCTTTCGCCGGAGCAGATCTCGCGCAAGGCAGGTGAGGTGAAGGGGATGTTGGGGAATCAGGGTCTGTTTGCAGAGTTTGTGGCACCGAGGTTGTGGTTTGCGCCGCAGACGGTGGATGGCGGGTATACTTCGAACAGTGCGAGTGATCGTCAGTATGCGTTGGATCGGACTTTGAAGACGGTGGACATTGCACGTGAGGTGGGGGCTCCGGCGGTGGTGCTGTGGCTGGCGCGGGAGGGGTCGTATATCCGCGAGAGCAAGAATGCGAAGCTGGCGTATGAGCGGATTTTGGAGACGATCAACAAGGTGCTGGATTACGACAAGGCGATTGAAATTTGGATTGAGCCGAAGCCGAATGAGCCGACGGATCAGGCTTATGTGCCGACGATTGGTCATGCGATTGCGCTGGCGTATGCGTCAAGCGATCCGAAGCGGGTGAAGGGGTTGATTGAGTCGGCGCATGCGATGCTGGCGGGACTGGATGCGTCGGATGAAATGGCGTTTGCGCTGGCTCATGACAAGCTGGGCAGTGTGCATTTGAATGATCAGAACGGGTTGAAGTATGATCAGGACAAAAATTTTGGGTCAGCGAATTTGCGGGCGGCGTTTAATCAGGTTCGGGTGCTGGAGGAGAGTGGTTATGGTAGCAAAGGGGAGTTCATTGGGCTTGATGTGAAGGCGATGCGGACGCAGCAGGGATCGCCGGTGACGGCGCATTTGACGAGCAGTCGGGAGTTGTTTTTGCATCTGGTGGAAAAGGTGCGGACTTATGATCGGGAGATCGAGCGTCAGTGTGTGGAGGCGCGGGATTATGAGGCGCTGGAACTATATGTGTTGAAGCATTTGATGGGGGTGGGTTAA
- a CDS encoding FAD-binding oxidoreductase produces the protein MYEDFLSSIAGVVGADQVLTGDEDLVPYGFDGTAVLKQRPLCVVFPADSLQVSGCVKLAALHAVPVVARGSGTGLSGGSVPVEKSMVLVLTRLDKILEVDERNLTLRAQCGVITKEVDDAAGRFGLFYPPDPGSMKISTIGGNVAENSGGLRGLKYGVTRDYVMGLTVVLPDGRLVELGNKCVKDVAGYSMKDLFIGSEGTLGIITEVLLKLLPKPQARRTMLALYDSMEAAAETVSAIIAAKIIPCTLEFLDRMTVGCVEDYAKIGLPTDVEALLLIETDGHPVAVEDETVRMRDIALKFGAREVKVAVDEAEGARLASARRQAFSALARVKPTTILEDVTVPRSELARMVKFIRLTAERHRLLIGTFGHMGDGNLHPTFLTDERDIEEMHRVELALEEIVEETLAVGGTVTGEHGVGLAKKVFLKRQFSEASYELMREVKRALDPRGLLNPGKIFD, from the coding sequence ATGTATGAAGATTTTTTGAGTTCGATTGCGGGGGTGGTGGGCGCTGATCAGGTGCTGACCGGGGATGAGGATTTGGTGCCGTATGGTTTTGATGGGACGGCGGTGTTGAAGCAGCGGCCCTTGTGTGTGGTGTTTCCGGCGGACAGTTTGCAAGTTTCGGGGTGTGTGAAGCTGGCGGCGTTGCATGCGGTGCCGGTGGTGGCGCGGGGGAGCGGGACGGGGTTGAGTGGGGGGAGTGTGCCGGTGGAGAAGTCGATGGTGTTGGTGTTGACGAGGCTGGACAAGATCCTTGAGGTGGATGAGCGGAATCTGACGTTGCGGGCGCAGTGCGGGGTGATCACCAAGGAGGTGGATGATGCGGCGGGGAGGTTTGGGTTGTTTTATCCGCCGGATCCGGGGTCGATGAAGATCTCGACGATTGGTGGCAATGTGGCGGAGAACAGCGGGGGTTTGAGGGGATTGAAGTATGGGGTGACGCGGGATTATGTGATGGGGTTGACGGTGGTGTTGCCGGATGGGCGGCTGGTGGAGTTGGGCAACAAGTGTGTGAAGGATGTGGCGGGGTATTCGATGAAGGATTTGTTTATCGGGAGTGAAGGGACGCTGGGAATCATTACAGAGGTGTTGTTGAAGTTGCTGCCGAAACCGCAGGCGCGACGGACGATGCTGGCGTTGTATGATTCGATGGAGGCGGCGGCGGAGACGGTGAGTGCGATCATTGCGGCGAAGATCATTCCTTGCACGCTGGAGTTTCTCGATCGGATGACGGTGGGATGTGTGGAGGATTATGCGAAGATCGGGTTGCCGACGGATGTGGAGGCGTTGTTGTTGATTGAGACCGACGGGCATCCGGTGGCGGTGGAGGATGAGACGGTGCGGATGCGGGACATTGCGTTGAAGTTTGGGGCGCGTGAGGTAAAGGTGGCGGTGGATGAGGCGGAGGGGGCGAGGCTGGCTTCGGCGCGGCGGCAGGCGTTTTCGGCGCTGGCGCGGGTGAAACCGACGACGATTTTGGAGGATGTGACGGTGCCGAGGAGTGAACTGGCGCGGATGGTGAAGTTCATCCGGCTGACGGCGGAGCGGCATCGGTTGTTGATTGGCACATTTGGGCACATGGGGGATGGGAATTTGCATCCGACGTTTTTGACGGATGAGCGGGACATTGAGGAGATGCACCGGGTGGAGCTGGCGTTGGAGGAGATCGTGGAGGAGACGCTGGCGGTGGGGGGAACGGTGACGGGCGAGCATGGGGTGGGGCTGGCGAAGAAGGTGTTTTTGAAAAGGCAGTTTTCGGAGGCGAGTTATGAGTTGATGCGTGAGGTGAAGCGGGCCTTGGATCCGCGTGGCTTGTTGAATCCGGGGAAGATTTTTGACTGA
- a CDS encoding AraC family transcriptional regulator translates to MELTLVQRGSGTRFVGDHIAPFESLDVVLIGANVPHYWRGLHHSTGYALQWRFEANHPFWQFPESQSLKPLWPQTAHGIRFTGKTATTIVTLIENIAHSSSLERLSHFIQLLHHLAKSPKRDQQRLSTRPFDLASVQIHQPAIERVIRHVLKNFRDPIPLKQVLKLANMSRATFARQFPKHAGKTFSAFVNQVRLESVCRDLTTTTETITNIAFSNGFNNLSSFNRMFRKVLKCSPKDYRLNIAAKD, encoded by the coding sequence ATGGAACTCACCCTCGTCCAACGCGGCAGCGGCACCCGTTTTGTTGGCGACCACATCGCTCCCTTCGAATCCCTCGATGTCGTCCTCATCGGTGCCAACGTCCCCCACTACTGGCGCGGCCTGCATCACTCCACCGGTTACGCCCTGCAATGGCGTTTCGAAGCCAATCATCCCTTCTGGCAGTTCCCCGAATCCCAATCTCTAAAACCCCTCTGGCCTCAAACCGCCCACGGCATTCGTTTCACCGGCAAAACCGCCACCACCATCGTCACCCTCATCGAAAACATCGCCCATTCCAGTTCCCTCGAACGCCTCAGCCATTTCATCCAACTCCTCCATCATCTCGCCAAATCCCCCAAACGCGACCAGCAACGCCTCTCCACCCGACCCTTCGACCTCGCCTCCGTCCAGATCCATCAACCCGCCATCGAACGCGTCATCCGCCATGTCTTAAAAAACTTCCGTGACCCCATCCCCCTTAAACAAGTCCTCAAACTCGCCAACATGAGCCGCGCCACCTTCGCCCGTCAATTCCCCAAACACGCCGGTAAAACCTTCTCCGCCTTCGTCAACCAAGTCCGACTCGAATCCGTCTGCCGCGACCTCACCACCACCACCGAAACCATCACCAACATCGCCTTCTCCAACGGTTTTAACAATCTCTCCTCCTTCAACCGCATGTTCCGAAAAGTTTTAAAGTGCAGTCCCAAGGATTATCGACTCAACATCGCCGCAAAAGATTGA
- a CDS encoding Gfo/Idh/MocA family protein, which translates to MKTIGVGIIGGGLMGREMASAFARWCALTDVEVKPELVAVADLVEGVRDWFKVIPSCRQLTADYKELLANPEVEVVYVAVPHNLHEKLYVDVLEAGKDLFAEKPFGMDLSSARNIAAAVEKSGRFTRCSSEFPFFPGAQRVVDYVKSGRLGRVLEVVSGFHHSSDLDATKAANWKRFSRTCGEIGVLGDLGMHACHLPLRFGWRPSSVYAQLQKGYPQRPDGRGGMAECDTWDNAMLHAWTSIEGHEVPMRLEMKRLAPGETNSWFVEVLGTEGGVRYSTKEPKTLWVFEGGKEQFWKKTDLGFGMPFKAVTGGIFEPGFPDVIQQMWAAFLMEREGLLGDRFGCATVAEAVATQEIFAAALESQKEKKVVVIPA; encoded by the coding sequence ATGAAAACGATTGGTGTTGGCATTATTGGGGGTGGGTTGATGGGACGTGAGATGGCTTCGGCTTTTGCGCGTTGGTGCGCGTTGACGGATGTGGAGGTGAAGCCGGAATTGGTGGCGGTGGCGGATTTGGTGGAGGGAGTGCGCGATTGGTTTAAGGTGATCCCTTCGTGTCGGCAGTTGACGGCGGATTACAAGGAACTTTTGGCGAATCCGGAGGTGGAGGTGGTGTATGTGGCGGTGCCACATAACTTGCACGAAAAGCTTTATGTGGATGTGCTGGAGGCGGGGAAGGATTTGTTTGCGGAGAAGCCTTTTGGGATGGATTTATCATCGGCCAGAAACATTGCGGCGGCGGTGGAGAAGTCGGGAAGGTTTACGCGATGCAGTTCGGAGTTTCCGTTTTTTCCAGGGGCGCAGCGGGTGGTGGATTATGTGAAGTCAGGCAGGCTGGGTCGGGTGCTGGAGGTGGTGTCGGGTTTTCACCATAGCAGTGACCTGGATGCGACGAAGGCGGCGAACTGGAAACGGTTTAGCCGGACGTGTGGGGAGATTGGGGTGTTGGGGGATTTGGGGATGCATGCGTGTCATTTGCCGTTGCGGTTTGGGTGGCGGCCGAGTTCGGTTTATGCGCAGTTGCAAAAGGGGTATCCGCAGCGGCCGGATGGTCGCGGTGGGATGGCGGAGTGTGATACTTGGGACAATGCGATGTTGCATGCGTGGACTTCGATTGAAGGGCATGAGGTGCCGATGCGTTTGGAGATGAAAAGGCTGGCACCGGGGGAGACAAATTCGTGGTTTGTTGAGGTGCTGGGGACGGAGGGCGGGGTGCGCTATTCGACGAAGGAGCCGAAGACGTTGTGGGTTTTTGAGGGGGGCAAGGAACAGTTTTGGAAGAAGACGGACTTGGGGTTTGGGATGCCGTTCAAAGCGGTGACGGGGGGAATTTTTGAACCGGGGTTCCCTGATGTGATTCAGCAAATGTGGGCGGCGTTTTTGATGGAGCGTGAGGGGTTGCTGGGGGATCGGTTTGGGTGTGCGACGGTGGCGGAGGCGGTGGCGACGCAGGAGATTTTTGCAGCGGCGCTGGAGTCGCAGAAGGAGAAGAAGGTGGTGGTGATCCCGGCGTGA
- a CDS encoding OsmC family protein, producing the protein MAQHRVSIKWVNEGPDFLRRLYSREHTWHFDGGAVVAASPSPLVVPAPWSNAENVDPEEAFVASVASCHMLWFLHVAVDAGWLVTSYEDAAIGTMVKDANGKLWISRIVLRPKIVWGGPRVPDAGEVHALHHRAHKECFIANSIKTEVVVEPWGGGTFDEEK; encoded by the coding sequence ATGGCGCAGCATCGCGTTAGCATCAAATGGGTCAATGAAGGACCCGATTTTTTGAGGCGGCTGTATTCTCGGGAGCACACGTGGCATTTTGATGGGGGAGCAGTGGTGGCGGCTTCGCCTTCGCCGTTGGTGGTGCCTGCGCCGTGGTCGAACGCGGAAAATGTGGACCCTGAAGAAGCCTTTGTGGCTTCGGTGGCGAGTTGTCACATGTTATGGTTTTTGCACGTGGCCGTTGATGCGGGATGGTTGGTGACGAGTTATGAAGATGCGGCGATTGGGACCATGGTGAAGGATGCAAATGGCAAGTTGTGGATATCTCGGATTGTCTTGAGACCCAAGATTGTCTGGGGTGGGCCAAGGGTGCCTGATGCGGGTGAGGTGCATGCGCTTCATCACCGTGCGCATAAAGAGTGTTTTATCGCCAACTCGATCAAGACCGAAGTGGTGGTGGAGCCATGGGGCGGTGGGACGTTTGATGAAGAAAAGTAG
- a CDS encoding ABC transporter ATP-binding protein produces MLLNEMSDVLRVSGLRYVRDDRAILDGIDWSVRAGEHWVVLGPNGCGKTSLINCLTGYEMATAGSIQVGEAQFGFADWREVRKHVGLVTSTLVSYLEPYEPVLDAVVSGREAILNLVGERDAALEVEARGLLERMGCGHLVGSRWGVLSQGERQKILICRAFMAEFEVLILDEPCAGLDPVAREHFLGWLGEMAEREGAPSLVIVTHHVEEILPCFSKVLLLKEGKVLAMGGKSEVLRDEWLGEAYGARVEVGVDEIAGRYGLRILEVLR; encoded by the coding sequence ATGTTATTGAACGAGATGAGTGATGTGCTGCGAGTTTCGGGGCTGCGGTATGTTCGCGATGATCGGGCGATTCTTGATGGGATCGACTGGTCGGTGCGGGCGGGGGAGCATTGGGTGGTGCTGGGGCCGAATGGGTGTGGGAAGACGTCGTTGATCAATTGCCTGACAGGCTATGAGATGGCGACGGCGGGGTCGATCCAGGTGGGGGAGGCGCAGTTTGGTTTTGCGGACTGGCGGGAGGTGCGCAAGCATGTGGGACTGGTGACGAGCACGCTGGTGTCTTATCTTGAGCCGTATGAGCCGGTGTTGGACGCGGTGGTGAGTGGTCGGGAGGCGATTCTGAATTTGGTGGGGGAGAGGGATGCGGCGTTGGAGGTTGAGGCGCGGGGGTTGCTGGAGCGGATGGGGTGCGGGCATTTGGTGGGGTCGCGCTGGGGGGTATTGTCGCAGGGGGAGAGGCAGAAGATCTTGATTTGCCGGGCGTTTATGGCGGAGTTTGAGGTGCTGATTTTGGATGAACCTTGTGCGGGATTGGATCCGGTGGCGCGGGAGCATTTTTTGGGGTGGCTTGGTGAGATGGCGGAGAGGGAGGGGGCACCTTCACTGGTGATTGTGACGCATCATGTGGAGGAGATTTTGCCGTGTTTTTCGAAGGTGCTTTTGTTGAAGGAGGGGAAGGTGCTGGCGATGGGCGGGAAGAGTGAGGTGTTGAGGGATGAGTGGTTGGGGGAGGCTTATGGGGCGAGGGTGGAGGTGGGGGTGGATGAAATTGCGGGGAGATATGGATTGAGGATTTTGGAGGTTTTGAGGTGA
- a CDS encoding carbohydrate kinase family protein, with protein sequence MSEMTRNGILAVGNFIVDDVKLIDAWPEQDMLASIRSERSSNGGGPYNVLKDLAAMGAGYPLQAAGLIGGDARGEWILRDCVGAGVGVEQLHITEEAPTSYTDAMTVMATGRRTFFHQRGANALLTEKHVDFARTEAKHLHLGYLMLLDAMDEFVEEEEGRTRASILLERALEAGLTTSVDMVSTEHGRFREIALSALPFTDVLVINEVEAGKVTGRNLQGGTLDDCVEAARELMGCGVRRQVVIHLPQGAVVVDDKGSVERVKSLKLPEGFVAGATGGGDAFAAGYLHGWHEGWDVARSLQLAVCAAAACLSDPTPSAGLCSVAECLKLGELYGADV encoded by the coding sequence ATGAGTGAAATGACACGCAATGGGATTTTGGCGGTCGGCAATTTTATTGTCGATGATGTGAAGTTGATCGATGCGTGGCCGGAGCAGGACATGCTGGCTTCGATTCGGTCGGAGAGGTCGAGCAATGGTGGGGGGCCTTATAATGTGCTGAAGGACTTGGCGGCAATGGGGGCGGGGTATCCGTTGCAGGCGGCGGGGTTGATTGGAGGGGATGCGCGGGGGGAGTGGATTTTACGCGATTGTGTTGGGGCGGGGGTTGGGGTGGAGCAGTTGCATATCACGGAGGAGGCTCCGACCTCGTATACCGATGCGATGACGGTGATGGCGACGGGGCGGAGGACGTTTTTTCATCAGCGCGGGGCGAATGCGTTGCTGACGGAGAAGCATGTGGATTTTGCGCGGACTGAGGCGAAGCATTTGCACCTGGGGTATCTGATGTTGCTGGATGCGATGGATGAGTTTGTGGAGGAGGAGGAAGGGCGGACGCGGGCTTCGATTTTGTTGGAGAGGGCGTTGGAGGCGGGGTTGACGACTTCGGTGGATATGGTGAGCACGGAGCATGGGCGGTTTCGGGAGATCGCGTTGAGTGCGTTGCCGTTTACGGATGTGCTGGTAATCAATGAGGTGGAAGCGGGGAAGGTGACGGGTCGGAATTTGCAGGGGGGGACCTTGGATGATTGTGTGGAGGCGGCGCGGGAGTTGATGGGGTGTGGAGTGCGGCGGCAGGTGGTGATTCATTTGCCACAAGGGGCGGTGGTGGTGGATGACAAGGGGTCGGTGGAGAGGGTGAAGTCGTTGAAGTTGCCGGAGGGGTTTGTGGCGGGGGCGACGGGGGGGGGGGATGCGTTTGCAGCGGGGTATCTGCATGGCTGGCATGAGGGATGGGATGTGGCACGGTCGTTGCAGTTGGCGGTTTGTGCGGCGGCGGCTTGTTTGTCGGATCCGACGCCGTCGGCAGGATTGTGTTCGGTGGCGGAATGTTTGAAACTGGGGGAATTGTATGGCGCTGATGTATGA